One window of Desulfobacca acetoxidans DSM 11109 genomic DNA carries:
- a CDS encoding gas vesicle protein K, producing the protein MASVAVNHVESETMNDFARIMQEGTSGPAHIRGEPIPRINLDQDNLKNSLGQLVLTLVKLLHELLERQSIRRIEAGSLTEDQIERLGVTLMRQAQEIDRLRQEFGLEEEDLNIDLGPLGQLL; encoded by the coding sequence ATGGCGTCTGTTGCGGTGAATCACGTCGAGTCCGAGACTATGAACGATTTCGCCCGGATAATGCAGGAAGGGACATCGGGACCGGCACATATCCGGGGTGAGCCGATTCCCCGGATCAATCTGGATCAGGATAATCTCAAGAACAGTCTCGGACAATTAGTATTAACCCTGGTAAAACTTCTGCACGAGCTGCTGGAGCGGCAGAGCATCCGCCGCATTGAAGCCGGTTCTCTCACCGAGGATCAGATTGAACGCTTGGGAGTGACACTTATGAGGCAGGCCCAAGAAATTGACCGACTGCGGCAAGAGTTTGGCCTCGAAGAGGAAGATTTGAACATCGACCTTGGCCCTTTAGGCCAACTCCTTTAA
- a CDS encoding ArsA family ATPase, with translation MLTFLEDPDLRLIFFGGKGGVGKTTCAAATALHHALHSPQNSVLLVSTDPAHSLVDSLGSFHLPDNLTAKEFNAQQALKSFQAQHRDKFVEIAARGSFFDEEDIRQVLELSLPGLDELMALLEIAGWVETQSYTQIIVDTAPTGHTLRLLTIPGLIRNWLKALDALMEKHRFMQQRFRGAYQPDEMDRFLASLTDKVKQVESLLHHTRLCRFVPVMLAEEIVISETLKLLGELRRRQIPVVEIIVNRLYPESSCPRCAAGYQRQRQLLAELASLSSTSDYVWWGLPLFPDEIRGANLATLWKRATALELTPSGPATIQMASPPFVENPYPCPTTAPTFLIFAGKGGVGKSTVASATALRLAREFPERRCLLFSTDPAHSLSACLKLPVGPRPVHLAPGLTAIEIDAPGEFAAFKKRYRQDLERFFQSTLKNIDVPFDRQVLERLLDLSPPGLDEIMALVIVLDFLDQGSFDLFILDAAPTGHLLRLLELPELIDEWLKTFFGILLKYQLAFRFPSLSQEMVKISRKVKLLRKMWQDPVKTALYTVSILTEMAFQETSDLLAACNRQGLWTPVLFLNQATPASDCPLCAALNRREALIRAKYQESFAKLHQTVIYRQTTPRGLDLLDELGKALYLPRTREDCNGAAHDLSALSS, from the coding sequence ATGCTGACTTTTTTAGAGGATCCAGATCTCAGACTGATATTCTTCGGCGGCAAAGGAGGTGTAGGCAAAACAACCTGCGCAGCAGCCACTGCATTGCATCATGCTCTTCACTCCCCTCAAAATTCGGTCCTCTTGGTCTCTACCGACCCGGCACATTCCCTCGTTGATAGCTTAGGCTCTTTCCACCTGCCTGACAATCTGACAGCGAAAGAATTTAATGCGCAACAGGCTCTGAAATCTTTCCAGGCCCAACATCGGGATAAGTTTGTCGAGATTGCAGCCAGGGGGTCTTTTTTCGACGAAGAAGATATCCGGCAGGTTTTGGAGCTTTCTCTCCCCGGATTGGATGAGTTAATGGCCCTTCTGGAAATTGCCGGTTGGGTCGAAACCCAGTCCTACACCCAAATTATCGTGGACACTGCTCCGACGGGACACACCCTGCGGCTGTTGACTATTCCGGGATTGATCCGCAATTGGCTTAAGGCCCTGGATGCCTTGATGGAAAAACACCGTTTTATGCAGCAGCGGTTTCGAGGGGCATACCAACCGGATGAAATGGACCGATTTTTGGCGTCGCTGACTGATAAGGTCAAACAGGTTGAAAGTCTGCTGCACCATACGCGTCTATGCCGTTTCGTCCCGGTGATGCTGGCAGAAGAGATCGTCATTAGTGAAACCCTCAAACTTTTGGGCGAGCTGCGCCGCAGGCAGATCCCGGTGGTCGAGATAATAGTCAATCGCCTGTATCCCGAAAGCTCCTGTCCCCGGTGTGCCGCCGGTTATCAACGGCAGCGGCAGCTTCTGGCCGAGCTGGCTTCCCTGTCCTCGACCTCCGACTATGTCTGGTGGGGACTGCCCCTGTTTCCGGATGAAATCCGGGGAGCGAATCTGGCAACCTTATGGAAACGGGCAACGGCACTTGAGCTTACTCCTTCAGGTCCGGCGACCATCCAGATGGCATCGCCGCCATTTGTAGAGAATCCCTATCCCTGCCCCACTACGGCGCCAACCTTTTTGATCTTTGCCGGCAAAGGTGGTGTGGGCAAAAGCACGGTGGCCAGCGCCACTGCTCTCCGTCTGGCTCGGGAATTTCCAGAAAGAAGGTGTTTGCTATTCTCTACCGATCCGGCCCATTCGTTGAGCGCCTGTCTGAAACTTCCCGTCGGTCCCCGGCCGGTGCATCTGGCGCCGGGGCTCACCGCCATAGAGATCGATGCTCCGGGAGAATTCGCTGCCTTTAAGAAACGCTACCGCCAGGATCTGGAAAGATTCTTCCAAAGCACTCTGAAGAATATCGACGTTCCTTTTGACCGCCAGGTATTGGAGCGTCTTTTAGACCTGTCACCTCCGGGATTAGATGAAATCATGGCCCTAGTAATAGTCCTGGATTTTTTAGACCAGGGTAGCTTCGATCTGTTTATCCTAGACGCGGCGCCCACCGGCCACTTGCTGCGGCTCCTGGAATTGCCCGAACTAATTGACGAATGGTTGAAAACTTTTTTTGGCATTTTGCTGAAATACCAGCTTGCCTTCAGGTTTCCGTCTCTGTCCCAAGAGATGGTGAAAATTTCACGAAAAGTGAAGCTGCTGCGGAAAATGTGGCAAGACCCGGTCAAAACCGCGTTGTATACGGTAAGCATACTCACGGAAATGGCCTTTCAGGAAACCAGCGACCTGTTGGCGGCCTGCAATCGGCAGGGGCTGTGGACGCCCGTGTTGTTCCTGAACCAGGCTACTCCGGCTTCGGATTGCCCACTGTGCGCCGCTCTCAATCGCCGGGAAGCCCTTATCAGAGCAAAGTATCAAGAAAGTTTTGCCAAGCTGCATCAGACGGTTATCTATCGTCAGACTACCCCCCGGGGGCTAGACCTGTTGGATGAATTGGGGAAGGCGCTCTATCTTCCCCGCACGAGGGAGGACTGCAATGGCGCTGCTCATGATCTGTCCGCGCTGTCTAGCTAA
- a CDS encoding gas vesicle protein GvpG, with translation MFLLDDVVMAPFKGIFWIFKEIHDAAQQEQAGESDAITASLSELYMKLDTGQITEAEFDAQEKILLDRLDLLQAQEKTSPKPEEKKKRAKPRRQAAAAKKVYSHP, from the coding sequence ATGTTTCTGTTAGATGATGTCGTCATGGCCCCGTTCAAAGGGATTTTCTGGATATTCAAAGAGATTCACGATGCGGCGCAACAGGAGCAGGCTGGCGAAAGCGATGCTATCACCGCCTCTTTGAGCGAACTTTACATGAAACTGGACACCGGGCAGATCACCGAAGCAGAGTTTGACGCTCAGGAAAAAATACTTTTGGATCGCCTGGACCTTTTGCAGGCTCAAGAAAAAACCTCGCCCAAACCTGAAGAGAAAAAGAAGCGGGCCAAGCCGCGGCGTCAGGCCGCCGCTGCCAAAAAAGTTTACAGCCATCCATAA
- a CDS encoding gas vesicle protein produces the protein MTRQRGIQSSIESTNLADLLERILDKGIVIAGDIKIRLVEVELLTLQIRLVICSVDKAKELGIDWWVTNPALSRQAQPEADTLAMINERLGRLESAVAMAGA, from the coding sequence ATGACTAGACAACGCGGCATCCAGAGTTCCATTGAGAGCACCAACCTGGCAGATCTGCTGGAACGCATCTTGGACAAAGGAATTGTTATTGCGGGGGATATCAAAATCCGGCTGGTGGAAGTAGAACTTCTTACCCTGCAGATTCGCCTGGTGATCTGTTCGGTGGACAAGGCCAAAGAGTTGGGTATCGACTGGTGGGTGACCAATCCGGCACTGAGTCGCCAGGCCCAACCTGAAGCCGACACCCTGGCCATGATCAACGAACGGTTGGGGCGCCTGGAATCGGCTGTCGCCATGGCCGGGGCTTAA
- the gvpJ gene encoding gas vesicle protein GvpJ produces the protein MALLMICPRCLAKIPLTSRLCPRCGAFLLDLSASERHYFISPAGSMETFPSEPAMTCSEPEGTSVLDWLEPHMETTEASRLTTPLPADKNVSLCEALDRILHKGAVLFGEVKISVADIDLVYLGLQVIVSSIETARGMQTGPTEECLGLDLFDH, from the coding sequence ATGGCGCTGCTCATGATCTGTCCGCGCTGTCTAGCTAAGATACCCCTGACCTCCCGTTTATGTCCGCGGTGCGGTGCCTTTCTGCTTGATCTGTCGGCGTCCGAACGCCATTACTTTATCTCTCCGGCAGGGTCCATGGAAACTTTTCCATCGGAACCGGCGATGACTTGCTCAGAACCCGAAGGCACCTCGGTGCTTGACTGGTTGGAGCCCCACATGGAAACTACAGAAGCGTCGAGGCTGACAACTCCTCTGCCGGCGGATAAAAATGTATCGCTCTGTGAAGCATTGGATCGTATTCTCCATAAGGGGGCGGTTCTTTTCGGAGAAGTCAAAATTTCCGTGGCTGATATCGATCTGGTCTATCTGGGTCTTCAGGTAATTGTGTCTTCCATCGAGACGGCAAGAGGAATGCAAACCGGTCCCACCGAAGAATGTCTCGGCCTGGATTTATTTGATCATTAA